The Lactuca sativa cultivar Salinas chromosome 2, Lsat_Salinas_v11, whole genome shotgun sequence genome includes a window with the following:
- the LOC111887674 gene encoding protein PUTATIVE RECOMBINATION INITIATION DEFECT 1 isoform X1 — MHYIGSDHHQRSDSDQQLRDRQYLTCSQGHTSSLILQTLEGGSICLVCLSNLISNPNSPTIHVSYALSQLSQAISQPPFLHNLLTFHPHFLVSPLITALSSLEDEPLAKQTIDLISELCSSGDSSIYSEFVARVSDRLSSGSLAWSRRQIYMLHCLGVLLDNQKNDPYTHIKERDELILNLVTGLQLPSEEIQGEILFVLYKICGIQQAFKANSNVDVLYVHSSKILHLALEVLLKTQRDDVRLNCVALLSVLTRKGFFENAFENEETEYPEADNSMETTDHEQEKTPLNLLFAEAIKAPLLSSDCEVQTATLDLIVLYLSYGGVSRKDVQVLVEENIADYVFEILRLLGCKKDSLVSLSLQVLDLMSVAEEAFKQRLAIGFTTLIPVLHHVAEVPFHPAQSQSLKLISECISNCPGIISSFNNEEISLIMSGMLKRHVDGDANMLPETFTLVCSLLVALIKSPSCHGPLNIPKSLQHISRYTIAICLSFYGEDSSQMLHSLYLLKETYEYSLQGNYTELRDCILDICETNLLPWVSMNINEIDEDITLGVLEIFHSILTHSEFQPKDFVDALVSSSWFSFLFGCLGLFPTEKMKWRVYILLGSILNVILGNECGEYIKGVALHLPSDPIDLLFLLGQKGSHNQQIFSCQSAVLLILYTSSLYDDRLADDRKVLASLEQYILLNKSQLLNNGVVKLKPLILELLVNLYGLYRGLAKVSYQIPYSPDAENTLFLIISQKHIHFLSRRIHSTSLKWLFQQERISQYLSDQILRWCRRYFIYGNNQILVSNHDTVKFRQLAELAASEDNYAAKLLVCLLREVVEETRQEDDIVLLLNMISSIVALFPSSSREFCLNGISPAIKSLYSQHSCGEILNLTSELVFTILHSIEPEPESESESLSDDEAWNGIATELIHYLISTITNNGFTQEALLVMGILSLILYHSLHQNLLEASKTILLNTQLISLVNKMIHEACLKGPALIDHDEATQTGAGLIFLLFLNYFSHRSVHVILPGIEDVESLVNSDKKTQHSSLFYINIHSHDLCRLLHFGSTPVKLISSFCLLQLFQTITQQKTKLLLKDNIRSITSILQGLIFHSDVTIAMNCGLCISMVIDWEKQDDTDTRFVEKDNWCRLITEELVMSLAVPNLASKSIMIHHKPAVYVVASMLELQKVPSPWMSDVFDDSCINGIIRNLSSSNITREIVLLFRRLLQSGYLNSKHIACLNQLFQGCRKRVYSDDTGDADTEEKKKKKMVVFAEDPAGHVYEVLIDFISLHSQSSPNEGLLQEIELFCQTQTPMEVE, encoded by the exons ATGCACTACATCGGCTCCGATCATCATCAACGGTCAGACTCCGATCAACAACTCCGGGACCGGCAATACTTAACATGCTCACAAGGCCATACTTCGTCTCTGATACTGCAAACCTTAGAAGGCGGATCCATCTGCTTAGTCTGTCTATCCAATCTTATCTCAAATCCTAATTCCCCTACCATTCACGTCTCTTACGCCCTCTCTCAGCTCTCTCAGGCCATCTCTCAACCTCCTTTCCTCCATAATCTCCTCACTTTCCATCCTCATTTTCTCGTTTCTCCTCTCATAACTGCCCTTTCTTCTTTGGAAGACGAGCCCCTCGCCAAACAGACGATTGATTTGATTTCCGAATTGTGCAGCTCTGGTGATTCTTCAATTTACAGTGAGTTTGTTGCTAGGGTTTCGGATCGATTGTCTTCTGGTTCCTTAGCTTGGAGCAGGCGTCAAATATATATG CTACACTGCTTAGGTGTTCTATTGGACAATCAGAAGAATGATCCATACACCCATATCAAAGAAAGAGATGAGCTTATTCTGAACCTAGTAACAGGTCTTCAGTTGCCTAG TGAAGAGATCCAAGGCGAGATCCTATTTGTTCTTTACAAAATATGTGGCATCCAACAAGCTTTCAAAGCTAATAGCAATGTTGATGTCTTATATGTCCATTCTTCAAAGATCTTACATTTGGCATTAGAAGTCCTCTTGAAGACCCAACGAGATGATGTTCGCTTGAACTGTGTAG CGCTATTATCCGTGCTTACACGCAAAGGGTTCTTCGAAAATGCATTCGAAAATGAAGAAACCGAATACCCTGAAGCAGACAACTCCATGGAAACAACTGACCATGAACAAGAAAAAACTCCTCTGAATCTCTTGTTTGCAGAAGCCATAAAAGCACCTCTTCTTTCTTCAGATTGTGAAGTTCAAACTGCCACATTGGATTTAATTGTCCTGTACTTGTCTTATGGAGGTGTTTCAAGAAAAGATGTCCAAGTTCTAGTTGAGGAGAACATTGCTGACTATGTCTTTGAAATTTTAAGATTGTTGG GGTGCAAAAAAGATTCTCTTGTCAGCTTATCCCTACAAGTTCTTGATCTCATGTCAGTAGCAGAGGAGGCTTTCAAACAAAGACTTGCTATTGGTTTCACAACTCTTATTCCTGTTCTTCATCATGTTGCTGAAGTCCCTTTTCATCCTGCTCAATCTCAatcactaaaacttatatcaGAATGCATTTCAAATTGTCCTGGAATCATTTCAAGTTTCAACAATGAAGAAATCAGTCTTATAATGTCAGGGATGCTGAAGAGACATGTTGATGGGGATGCCAACATGCTTCCAGAAACATTCACCCTGGTATGCTCACTCCTTGTAGCTCTCATTAAGTCTCCATCTTGTCATGGACCTCTTAATATTCCCAAATCACTACAACACATATCAAGATACACCATTGCAATTTGCTTGAGCTTTTATGGGGAAGATTCTAGTCAAATGCTACACTCACTTTACTTACTAAAAGAAACATATGAATACAGTTTACAAGGGAATTACACAGAGTTACGTGACTGTATATTAGACATATGTGAAACCAATCTTTTGCCTTGGGTTTCCATGAACATTAATGAGATCGATGAGGATATAACTTTAGGTGTTCTTGAGATTTTTCACTCGATACTGACTCACTCTGAATTCCAACCTAAAGACTTTGTAGATGCTTTGGTTTCATCTTCTTGGTTTAGTTTTTTATTCGGATGTTTAGGGCTTTTTCCCACAGAGAAGATGAAATGGAGAGTTTATATCTTATTGGGATCTATCTTGAATGTGATTCTTGGAAATGAATGTGGGGAATACATCAAAGGTGTTGCTTTGCATCTCCCATCTGATCCTAttgatttgttgtttcttttggGGCAAAAGGGATCTCATAATCAACAAATTTTCTCTTGCCAATCTGCTGTTCTGTTGATTCTTTACACCAGCTCCTTGTATGATGACAG GCTTGCAGATGATAGGAAGGTGTTAGCTTCTTTGGAGCAATATATTTTACTCAACAAATCTCAGCTTTTGAATAATGGAGTTGTCAAACTCAAACCACTGATTTTGGAACTCCTTGTAAATCTTTATGGTCTTTATAGAGGTCTAGCCAAAGTAAGCTACCAAATACCATATAGCCCAGATGCCGAAAATACCCTTTTCCTTATTATCTCACAAAAACACATCCACTTTCTCTCTAGAAGAATCCACTCCACATCATTAAAATGGCTGTTTCAACAAGAAAGAATCTCTCAATATCTGTCTGATCAGATTCTAAGATGGTGTAGACGATATTTCATTTATGGAAACAACCAGATTCTTGTGTCGAATCATGACACAGTAAAATTCAGACAACTTGCTGAGCTGGCAGCATCTGAAGACAACTATGCAGCCAAATTACTTGTGTGTTTGTTGCGAGAGGTTGTTGAAGAAACCAGACAAGAAGATGATATTGTTTTATTGCTAAACATGATTTCATCAATCGTTGCTTTGTTTCCATCTTCTTCAAGGGAATTTTGCTTAAATGGAATATCCCCTGCAATCAAGTCTCTTTATTCCCAACATTCTTGTGGAGAGATATTAAATCTTACTTCTGAATTGGTTTTTACAATATTACATTCGATtgaaccggaaccggaatcggaatcggaatcACTTTCCGATGATGAAGCCTGGAATGGAATAGCAACAGAGCTGATACACTACTTGATCTCCACAATTACTAACAATGGGTTCACTCAAGAAGCTCTCCTTGTAATGGGGATTCTTTCTTTAATCTTGTATCACTCACTTCACCAAAACCTTCTAGAAGCATCCAAGACTATTCTTTTGAACACTCAATTGATCTCATTGGTTAACAAAATGATCCATGAAGCTTGTTTAAAAGGACCCGCATTAATTGATCATGATGAGGCAACACAAACCGGAGCAGGCCTCATTTTTTTGCTctttttaaactacttttctcaCAGAAG TGTGCATGTTATTCTACCAGGGATTGAAGATGTAGAAAGCTTAGTTAACAGCGACAAGAAAACCCAACACTCATCATTATTCTATATCAACATTCATTCCCACGACTTATGCAGACTCTTACATTTCGGGTCAACTCCAGTCAAACTAATATCTTCATTCTGCCTACTCCAACTATTCCAAACAATCACACAACAAAAAACAAAATTGCTACTCAAAGATAATATACGTTCCATAACCTCGATCCTACAAGGCTTAATTTTCCACAGCGATGTTACAATCGCCATGAATTGTGGTCTCTGTATATCAATGGTGATCGATTGGGAAAAACAGGATGATACTGATACCCGATTTGTTGAAAAGGATAATTGGTGTCGATTAATAACCGAAGAACTGGTGATGAGTTTGGCTGTTCCAAATTTGGCGTCGAAATCGATCATGATTCATCACAAGCCGGCGGTTTATGTAGTCGCGTCGATGTTAGAATTGCAGAAAGTTCCATCTCCATGGATGTCGGATGTGTTTGATGATTCGTGTATAAATGGAATCATTCGAAACCTTTCGTCGAGTAACATAACACGTGAGATCGTGTTATTATTTCGACGACTTTTGCAATCGGGGTACCTTAACTCCAAGCATATCGCTTGCCTCAATCAGCTTTTCCAG GGTTGCAGGAAACGAGTTTACTCAGATGACACTGGAGATGCTGACacagaagagaagaagaagaagaagatggttGTTTTTGCAGAGGATCCAGCTGGACATGTTTATGAGGTACTCATTGACTTTATTTCACTTCATTCTCAATCATCTCCAAATGAAGGACTTCTACAAGAAATTGAACTTTTCTGCCAAACACAAACACCAATGGAAGTAGAATAA